CCACCATCCTTTTTATGTCAAACCTGTTTCCTTTTTGCATAAAGGTCTGCGCCTCAGGGTTGTAAGCCATCATTTCACCATCGAGAATGCAGTTTTGTATGTCGCTCTTAAACACTGTATGAATGAACGGCGTTAACGAACCGTCCAGGGGGGAAGCACCAAACTGCTGAGTATAGTCAAACCCATTTCGAGAGAAATACTTATAGATGTCTCCATCCTTGTGCATCTGCATACGTTCGCCGTCCAGCTTGGTTTCTATGTAGAACGTCCGGTCATTCATCTGcttctcaacctgctggacGTCAGCAATGGCAGCAAGCATCGGTTTGAAGGCAGAGAACAACGTGATAGAAACATCACTAAGCGAGACAGAGGGATCGTGCAGTTGTCTGCAAACTTTCTCCAAATCAGTTGTGACGTTGTACAATTCAGCAGCATCAGgatgaaaaatggaaaatacagtCTGTTGACTAACACCAAGCTTTAGGTCCTTTATAATCATCCGGATGAGCCATTTTTGTTCCAGAGCTGTGCTCTGGGTAATTAACTGCAGAAGACTTTTCTTTAACAGACCCTTGTTTTTAGCAGCGTTATTATTAGCTATGGCATCTAAGTGTTCATTGACTTGTTCTATCATCAGTCTGCCTTGCTTTGGGCTCCTGGGCTTTAATACAAAGTAGGCGATCATTGCAAAATCTCCAGCATCTCCACGTGAGCCAGTAGGTGTCCTGTAATTTAAAAGCTTTCCGGCATCTTTTCCATCTTTTGGTAAATTAAGCAGTTCGATATACAGCTTGGCAAGCATAGTTTCTTTAATGCCATACGCcatcctttctctttccaaCTGTGGAAGAATAAGTCGCATAGCTGGGTAGAAAGAATCGGTGAcatctttctctttctgatGAAGAGCATCATGGAATTTTCTCCAGGAATCCAGAAATTCCTTGAGATACTTGGTTTTCTCTGGACGGGATTTACACTTCTGTATTCGCTCCAGGGTAAAACACAGATGTGCAAAAGGCACGCAAGAGGCCACCGTtttttcagaaggctttgaagCTGGTGCGGAAGCCATCAGAGTCTGTTTGTCActaagaacaacaacaacagaaaagtacatatttcatagaatcatagaatagtaggggttggaggggacctttagagatcatctggtccaaccccactgcagaagcaggtcagcttaggtcaggtcacataggaacatgtccaggtgggtcttgaagacctccaaggaaagagactccacaatccctctgggcagcctgttcctctgctctgtcatcctcacagtgaaatagttttttcttatgtttaagtggaacttttttatgttccagcttcatcccattactccttgtcctgttgctagctacaacagaaaaaagggatgtcccagcctcctgacacccaccctttagatatttgtaaatattaataagatcccccctcagaaagaaaacagcacatTATTTTGTctcgaggaaaaaaaaaaagacctccaACTGAGATGTACTGATTTTCTATTTAGGATTTAAATCTTATCTTGACATAAAGGTCACCAGTTGGTACTAATGGCCTTAATAACGGGTAAAACTCATCATCCAGGCTGCCACACCAACACAAGGCATTACCTAGGTGAGGTGACTAGAAGGTAGGAGAAGACACAGCGCACCCCCCCCTTCCCGCTGCCAGGAGCCTTCCCTGATCGGAGACCGATTTCCTATTCCTTCTCGTCTGCCCTCCGCCCGGAGCACAGCCCATCTCCGCCGCCACCCCGCTCATCCCCCGGCTCCTGCGGAGACCCGCCGCGGCCGGCGCTGAGGGAGCGGAGTCCTACCGGGCTGACCGCCGCTCTGGGCACGGTGGGCACAGTGGCTGGGGACTGGTAAGGGCAATGGCCGGGGCGCTCCCGGTGCTCTCAAACAGGCTCcgtgccccgccgccccgccccacACCGCGACAGCGTTGACATGGATACGGAAAAGGGAAGAGGGGGAGCGGACACCAGCCCAGGGGGCACCTTTCGCCCCGCACCGGGCTCCCCACCCCGGAGCGGACCAGCGAAGAAACCTGCCGGTCCCAGAGCAGACTTACGGGCAGCCCGGGGTCCCGCAGCGCTGGGGTTGCACCGGCCGCCCACCGGCCCGGAAGGGGAGGAGCGCCCCAGTGACGCCGCGACCCGCGCTCCTCCCACTCCCGGGAGCAGCGGTTCCGGGCGCAGCGGAGAAAGACCTCGGCTGCGGCGCCGGCAGTAGGGGCCAGAGCCTGCGCGGTCACCGGCGCGCTGGCGGAGCGCTAGCGGGGCTCAAAGTGCGGGCAGCCGAGGAGATAAGAGCGAGCGGAGGGAGCCCGTCCCGGAAGCGGAAGCCGTAGCCGCGCCGGGCGTGGCTTCCCGTCTCGGAAGGAGCGGTGGTTGAAGTGGCGCGTCGGGGTCTGTGCGGGCCCGAGGCGCCGCCGGCGGCAGCCGCCGCGGGACGATGCGGCGGGTGGGTCTCGCCGCGCCGCGTCTcgggccgggcccggcccgCTCCTGGTCCGCCACGCGGGGAAGGGGCCGGGGTAGGAGGGGTAGGTGATGGGCcggccggccccggccctggcAGGCCGTGGCGGGGAGGTGCGAAAGCGGCGTGTGGGAGCGAAGTGGGGGCGGCCGGCCGGCACGTTGACGTTTGTGTTGGCGGTGGGGGCCTGGCCGTGGCTAACCACGGCTCTTCCCTGGGCAAGCGGGTTGCAGCCCCGTGAGCCTGTATGGCTCCTGTGCCGGCCCTGCGAGACGTCTCTCGCCGGGAGCAGCTGCCTTGACAGCGGCACTAAAAGTTCCTTCAGGGGCCGTCCTGGGAAGCGCTGGGGAAGGATCTGCGTCTCCGCGGGTAGATCCTGCTCCGGTTGTCTCCGTTGCCATATGGCATAAGCTCTGCAGATGAGAATGGTTGTACAAGATGGGGAGATAATGATAACTTTAATATTGCTTTATTCGAGgaataaatatatagaaaagaATGACCAGGGTTTTGCTTTTAGGTAAAAGTGGAAATAATTTAACGTACTTggaaacacaaaaagctccctttacacacaaggaaaaattttgttcctgtgagggtgagggatccctggcacagcctgcccaggaaggttgtaaAGTCTtgttctctggaggttttcaaacccagctggaagTGTTCCTGATGCTTgaggtgaagctgctttagcaggggcttggactggacgatctctaggggtcccttccagcttctaCCATTCGATAAAGGTAGTATGTTCAGGAGCTGATGCTCACTAGAAAGCCAAGGCTCAACTATGACAACCTTCCttgatttgttgttgttttggttatTTACACAGTACCATCATAATTCCAGACATGCTTGTGAAGTTCATTAAGATGTGTCAGTTGGGAGGAGAAGTATAATAAGGGTTaaagggaaaacatttttaattatgaATATATAC
Above is a window of Colius striatus isolate bColStr4 chromosome 1, bColStr4.1.hap1, whole genome shotgun sequence DNA encoding:
- the LIG4 gene encoding DNA ligase 4 isoform X2, whose translation is MASAPASKPSEKTVASCVPFAHLCFTLERIQKCKSRPEKTKYLKEFLDSWRKFHDALHQKEKDVTDSFYPAMRLILPQLERERMAYGIKETMLAKLYIELLNLPKDGKDAGKLLNYRTPTGSRGDAGDFAMIAYFVLKPRSPKQGRLMIEQVNEHLDAIANNNAAKNKGLLKKSLLQLITQSTALEQKWLIRMIIKDLKLGVSQQTVFSIFHPDAAELYNVTTDLEKVCRQLHDPSVSLSDVSITLFSAFKPMLAAIADVQQVEKQMNDRTFYIETKLDGERMQMHKDGDIYKYFSRNGFDYTQQFGASPLDGSLTPFIHTVFKSDIQNCILDGEMMAYNPEAQTFMQKGNRFDIKRMVEDSDLQTCFCVFDVLMVNDQKLGHEVLSKRYEILSRVFTPLTGRMHVVHKKSARTRKEVIDALNEAIDNREEGIMVKDPMSTYKPDKRGEGWLKIKPEYVNGLMDELDLLIVGGYWGKGSRGGMMSHFLCAIAETPPPNEKPTVFHSICRVGSGYTMKELYDLGLKLAKHWKPYHRKDPPCNILCGTEKPEMYIEPCNSVIVQVKAAEIVNSDMYKTDCTLRFPRIEKIREDKEWYECMTSDMLEDLRSKAEGKLASKHLHIDEYDEPQEKKRKTVLKVKKERENTQSLNWKAELQNVVAAWCRTRGPKRTV
- the LIG4 gene encoding DNA ligase 4 isoform X3 yields the protein MASAPASKPSEKTVASCVPFAHLCFTLERIQKCKSRPEKTKYLKEFLDSWRKFHDALHQKEKDVTDSFYPAMRLILPQLERERMAYGIKETMLAKLYIELLNLPKDGKDAGKLLNYRTPTGSRGDAGDFAMIAYFVLKPRSPKQGRLMIEQVNEHLDAIANNNAAKNKGLLKKSLLQLITQSTALEQKWLIRMIIKDLKLGVSQQTVFSIFHPDAAELYNVTTDLEKVCRQLHDPSVSLSDVSITLFSAFKPMLAAIADVQQVEKQMNDRTFYIETKLDGERMQMHKDGDIYKYFSRNGFDYTQQFGASPLDGSLTPFIHTVFKSDIQNCILDGEMMAYNPEAQTFMQKGNRFDIKRMVEDSDLQTCFCVFDVLMVNDQKLGHEVLSKRYEILSRVFTPLTGRMHVVHKKSARTRKEVIDALNEAIDNREEGIMVKDPMSTYKPDKRGEGWLKIKPEYVNGLMDELDLLIVGGYWGKGSRGGMMSHFLCAIAETPPPNEKPTVFHSICRVGSGYTMKELYDLGLKLAKHWKPYHRKDPPCNILCGTEKPEMYIEPCNSVIVQVKAAEIVNSDMYKTDCTLRFPRIEKIREDKEWYECMTSDMLEDLRSKAEGKLASKHLHIDEYDEPQEKKRKTVLKVKKMLSFVL